gcagcagctgggcaAGAGCAATGTGAAgacaggagagaagaaaagggaaagaatgtACTGTATGTTGATATTTCAAGATTTAGTTTAagcttattatattttataacaaaacttgtgtgcatgtgtgtgataAAAAATAGAATGTGTGATTAAAAGGAATGTAATCAACTCTTATTTTAAGTCCTTTCCAATTATTTCATCACCACCTTCCTTATTGCTTAGAGCTGGGCATTAGTGATTCCAATTGGGATGGGTATTATTATGTCAAAGCCAAAGTATTCTCTGAAAGTAATTGTTGGCAACTTCTTAAGGAAGTATCAgagattctatttttatttaatatgtcCAGATTTGTTTCTGTTCAAATAGTTCTAGATTGCTGAAGTTATGAGTTTTGCAGAATCATGAGTTTTCTAGTTAGCAAACATAAATATTCTTTGAGTAGAGTGCATTAGACCATGTTTCTTAACCAGAAGAACATATATCACTAATGGTCACTCAACTCCACAACCAAATTATAAAAGGACACATGAGagaagaatagaagaacagaggTGGAGGACAAAGTAGTAAATCTCCAGTAGAATATCCAGAATATCCAGTTCCAAAACAGAACGGAGCACTTCTGGAAAGTCTTCCTTGCAGACAGGAACTGAAGCAGATTCTGAAAGGCCTGAGTTTAtcagctaaaataaaataatataatataaagtgCTAgaaagctccctccctccctccctccctccctcatgaaGACTCTTCCCATAATAAACATTGTTTCAGCTCAATTTAGGTTTTACTTGTTATTTTACAGTTTAAGCAATAAAAAATCTTACCAAGAATAATGTTGTAATATTTATCTCCTTAAAATATTACCTTAACTGACAAATTTAGTAAAACTGCTAACATGTAATATGCACATTTGAAAAACTAGTCTTTCTGTTTTTATCCTGAGGATTTTtgatgaggaaggaagggagggagggacgaaggaagggagggagggagggagggagggaggggagcagggagggagggggagggagggaggaaggagtacATAAGTTTATGGAGCAATCTAAGATGATACTaagataattaaaatatattgtgaCATTGTAGTGAATGTTCTTCTGTGGCATATTTACGTTATGAAGTTGCATGCAAAAGCAAAGTGTGAAAGTTGCAGATCCATGATATGTTGTGTTATTTCCCTCCCTTGCCACACTTTTGCAGACATGGTTGAGAATCATTGTTGGAACATGTCCAAAATGTCTGCACtataaaaattatgaaaaagaggAAAGCAATTTATTTGGCAATGCAATGtttataacaaaaaaaatcaaaagaattcTACCTGTCATGTAAATATGCCTATCAATATTGGATATTTGCATACACCAGAATTCCTGGCATATAAAAGTACAGGTGGTTTTCTTTGTACTTTAAAAAAGAAGTATTCCTGGCAGAGACATTAGATCATTGATCTATGCAGAAGTGCTACTTATGCCATCTAATTTGGTAACCCAACATATGTTTTATAAATGGAATATGCAAAGAACAAATACAAAACTGTAGAGGAAGAATATTCAATAACTTAGACAAATGATATTAAAGTTCAGTCAAGTTGCGGTATGAAGACAGTAGGAAGTGTAAAAAGGGGCCTTtagcaatggtgaaattcagagatggtatttgctggttctccgaactactcaaaatttccactaccagttctccagaaactgtcagaacctgctgaatttcacccctggcctttAGCATCTGGAAAAGATTAGTAGAGATACAGTATGCATAAGATGGCAAAGAACAATGTGTGAAGAGAGGGAGGCCATAGATCTGCCTCCCAACTTTTTGGAATCCTAAAGTAGAGCTGTAAttatagttatttattttttcacataTGGAGAGcaaagagagagaatggaagcagAAGGCCCTTGGGAAGCAAATCTCTTCTATACTCATCTTTAACCATCTTCCCCTCAGTAGCAAAAATGTCTAAAATTTTAATGCAGGTTTTtgctgtcttatttgggggaggTGGGAATAAAACTACAaagaaagcattttgttttctGGAGGTCTTTTGCCTCTTTTGTTATGCTGGGGAGAAAATGTAACTTTTATCTGCCACCAAACTTTAGTGGCTCAATATCAGGATGTTGGAGGGGATCTGTGAAGCCCTAATGAAGCTTCAGAAGGACTCACATGGATAGCTTGCAAGCCATCAGTAGCCCATTCCTAGTGTAATAGCTTGTTCCTAATTATGCAACTGTCTTTTGCCTTGTACAAACTGCATAGTAAATTAGGGATTCATTTAAGCTGGTTCAGAACTCAAAATCTTTGGAACAAGTCCTGAGTGGGTAATATAGGCCAGAAATGAAAATCCATGCATTAGACTTTATGAATAAGGCATGCCACTTTTATAGTTTTTATAACTAATCATAGGATTAGTTATAAAAACAGATGAAAAACAGAGAGGGAAATGTCACATTTAAAAGATATGGCCTCAGACTTTGGTACTGAACTGACACAACAACATTGTTAGCTGAGGCTCATCTTGATGCAATTTTATAATAGGAGCCCCAAAGAAGGAGCAAGAAGATTCCTCAATTGTTAGcatatgtatgtgtatctatAACTATATAATATCTATCTTTTTCTATACCACAAACATTTAGGgcattttctccttctcttttcaaaTCTGCTTATATTTTGGTAACAGGGAATCATATTTCTAATTCAAATGTCAAATTCTTTATCCACAAGCAATAAATACAAGCAGATAAAAATTAAagagtttaaaaaatgaaacaaaaagaattgTCAGGTTATGTTTGGTGTTATTATCTTGCTTTAACTGCTACAATAATATATTTGGTTAGAGTTTTTCCTACCAGCTGTAGGAGGGGAAAATCTGATGTTTAACCAATATGCCACTAATAGTCTCCAAATTTTATATTCCAGTTTGAACACCTTAAACTCTTCCATCTAACAAATGCCCAATAGACATAAATACATACAAGATAAGGTCTTAgcatttaatttaatatattttaagaattatCCTTGTCAAACTATATATATGGAAGTCAGTACCATTGAACAGAATGGATCTTTGATACCCATGAATTATGTTGATCAATAAATATCTGATGTGTcaattatttaaatgtgcttAACTTACTCTGAACAAGGTTCATTGTTCCATCAATTTATGCTGAATTTGGGTgggatgttattattttattgattCTATATTATTCAATGTGAATACTCATTGctgatattttaaaatgctttaagtAATCATCTGTTTGCTTATGAGGACTGTATAGTATAACACATAGCACATGATAAAATGGACAATTTTCATAGACCTATGCTTTCATAAAACTGTGGTTTGTAGAAACAGGTATGCAGTATAGAATAAATAGCATTGCCAATTCTTTAATATTATCAATGGCATACAATACATAATGCTTAGAAACTAGATTTATTTGTAAATGTATTTGTCCAGTTAATTTTAAGTAGGAAAAACATCACAATCCACTAACAACAATAGCAAAAAATACACAATTATGTTATCATCTTGATTGCGTTCCATAATATATTTCCACACATAAGATTTGAGGTTGAAATAAGGGAGACATAAAGCATAGTTAGTTATAAACTACATGTACATTATTTCAAAGGCTGAGTCAGTAATATGAACTCCTCTTCAAGATGTATGGCCGTCGGGCTTTGTTAGCATGTAATTGTCGTTTCAGAATGTATGGAGTTTTTCTCTTCATCAGATCTTTATCTTGACTTGCATTCTCTGGATCGTAAATATCTTGTTGGAGCAACTGCTGGCAATAAGGAGAAAATACGGAATCATTATTTCACCTGAAACAATTTTGCTGTGAGGAATATTATCCAAATTGTCCTGAATTCTGCTACTTAGCAGAAATAAGGATGAATATAGCAAtataatttgaagaaaaaaaacaagaacacaATGAGCAAAGCTTATAAATAGGAAGAATCATCTTTCAGTATGATGACCTGGAGAATTAAGCTAATTTTAGACAGTCACTGTATtctaaaggaaaagaagggagggtcagagggagggagggaaagagggaagatgtAAAAAACCCTGTTTTCCtaaaaagttgctttttcatTCATTTGTGCCTCTGTACTTTTACTTTTTCATTATTAATACTGAATATATGCTTTGCAATATGTTTTCAATTGTAATGGGTAGCATATTGGTGCTAGAAATATGGAAATACATATttccatacaaataaaatactttGGCACATTCTTAATAGCAGATTTTCTGATGCCTTGCTTCACAAATGGATAATTGTACTCTAGTGGTCTAAATAGGTCCTGAAACTTTATGTTAAACTGAAGTCCTGTTAATTTGTCTTAACAATTTAGCAGTAAAACTATGAATATGCTCTAAGAATAAAAATATCAAACTGCCTGTGCGTGCTAAAATGATAGATTTCACTAGTAACTTGCTAAGTATGGTTCCAAGTCTTTatctaaaagaaaataattaactaCATGGACAGTATGAGTCAAAAATTACTGTAATATAAACAagataatacaaaataataagaAGTTAATTGTTAATATTACCTCCCACTGCTGAAAGTTTCTGGTATGACAGACTTTTTGAAGCTGATACAGTGTCAACATTGCTTCCAAAGTGAAGCTCTCAGAAGTAGAAGCAAATTGTCTTCTCATCATAAAATcttcctcagggtcacctgttTCTTCTTCTGGATTGTTCAGGTTGCTTATGAAGTCACAAATATTCCAAAGTATTAGTTTCCACTGGGGTGATTTTGCTTTGTTTATCTGAAAAAGGCAAGATCCGGTGTGTAAATTATTTATCCTTCTAATCAGCAGAAGGATATAAGAGTCAGGCTACATTACATATATTTTTTGTAAGGCTGTCTTTGCCTGCTCAGATTATTATAGATTCCCTCCTTACTAGTATGGCAGTTAACAATTcaaaatctctctccctccctccctccctctctctctcctctctctctctctttctgttactACTGCTAATATTACGTTTATGCCTATGTGTATATTTTTAGCCACATCACTCTACAGCAGAATGAAGACCTCTGAATAGAAAGTTATGGACATGTTTCTACATTACAGCTCTAGTACAGCACCTTAAACACTATACTACAataggtatctatctatctatctatctatctatctatctatctatctatctatctatctatcatctgtctgtccgttcatccatccatccatccctccatttctccctctctcaaacatttttccattttttctggtGTCACCCTGGAATTAACAGTTTCCACACTGAAAACTTCTATGGAAGGTGTTCTTTTATGATATTTTCCCCTGGGATTTGAATGAAACTTGAGAGAATAAGATGCAGACCACCAGGATGATCAGCCTACAGACACCCTAGGCAATAAACTAATTCAAGTACTCTATGCACTGAAATTATCttcttctttaaaagaatttgcaTCCATTCAAACTGAATGAAAATTGATAGAAAAATGTATACAATATTTGACAGAACTAAATGAAATACCCtatttttcagggtataagatgcactggagcatgacgcaccaagattttaaaaaggtaaattaaaaaaaaaaattgcactctgaaaacctcccaaaccctctgcatgcctcattgtttgtgaaaaatggggcatgcagagagtttgagaggcctgcaatgtgctccgggggggagggggggcaaaaactagcaaaaaacggcctgttttttgcccccaaAAAGGACATTCAttgcctttgggaggcttgtagagtgctcctgggggttggggggggggaggcaaaaatgagcaaaaaaaaatggcccatttttagcaatagcaatagcagttagacttatataccgcttcatagggctttcagccctctctaagcggtttacagagtcagcatatcgcccccacaacaatccgggtcctcattttacccacctcggaaggatggaaggctgagtcaaccctgagccggtgagatttgaacagccgaactgcagaactgcagtcagctgaagtagcctgcagcgctgcatttaaccactgcgccaccttggcttttgCTTGTTTtgacctccccagcccccaggaacactttgcaagcctcccaaactctctgtatgtccatttttatgaagggggtgggatttcagGTGGCCAAAAGtgttgtattcaatgtataaaaagcacccagattttcaccctctttttttggagaaaaagctgtgtcttatactccaaaaaatatggtacatttccACAAACTCCAGAATATGAGTAGGAACGTAACTGAAACTATTGTTCAAGTTTTCTGTGGTATATAAAAACTGTTTTCCTTGATTCTAACAATCATATTTAAGCTTCAATAACTATAAATTCTGGCTTTCCGATGATGCAGTTAGAACCAAGTCCTATGCGCAATTAATTAAGTCTTCAGATTATTAATAATGAATAATGCTGTAACTCAGAAAGATGAATTAATTATGAAAGAAAACTAGCAGGTTTCTTCCCTCCCTAGCTAATATATTTTCTTCCACACCCTCCCCAGTGCAAGGGGAGACTTCTGCACATGATAGAAAAAATAAACTCAGCCATATTTCTACTTAAGTATggtttttttaatattcaaaatGATCCTAGCTTTAAATAACTGGTGTTCATGCTATGGTATGGCATTAACAATCATATTGTCTTGTCTTTCCAACTCAGTAATAAGCAGTCACGTAAAAAGCTGATCCTCATAGCTGCTCAGCTCTAAACCAGCTCTAAACCATCATTCTGGAAAACTCTCTTGTTACCTGAGATAAATTTAGAAATTGAAGGCATCTATATAAATCAGATTATCTACGTGCCAATATATATGCTTTCCAGAGTGAATACACAGTGAATCCAAAACTTAATTTTAGGTTAGAACTTTGTTTCTATTTTGAGTTGTTTCTTGGATTTGTCTGTTATTGCAGTACATAATTTAATCATGGTGTCAACTAGCCTGCTAGGCAGGGACAAATTTGCATAACAATGTTTTGAAATGTCTTCCTTGATGATAGAAAATTGGCACAACATGGCAGAGAATTTGAATATGTCTCTCCTTTAATTTCAAAACAGGaccttaaataattaaatatttctgATGATAAAAAAACACCCTAGATACCATTTTTTCCATAATAAAATAGGACTGCTGTTGATACAATGTGGGAAATATGCACTGATTATGATTAATTTGAACATTTTAATTATTCAGCAGGTGTATTCTTGTCTATTGGCATGATCAACTATGTTCCAACACTTTATTGTGAAAAGGTGATgagccagattttttttctggagaaaTATTGGCACTAAGCAGTTATattagtcatttgtctgaaaaaaaaaaaaagtttctaagaGTATTTCACTCTTTTTTAATGCCATATCTCCCTCTTTCTTGGTCTCTCTCTTTGAACCTATGGTATATAATAAATGTATTAGTTTAATCACAATAGTacattatgttttattttgtcttttgcaGCATTCAGATCATGAATAAAGGGCATATGTGAACATGTGACTCTCCCCAGCATGGTCATTTTGTAAATCTCATAATTTTACAAGTGCCCAATGTAAAACCGAGAGAAGGTCCCACATTAAAATGCAGTATTATTTCATTGGAATGTAACTCAGAGAGTCCTTAGATGGAATTGACTAGTAAAACTTTATCGGGATACACCTAATTTCTTCCAGATTGGCATCTACATGCATGTTCTCTGTGGCAAGCTTCTTATGAATCAGGCTGCAAGTCAAATTGACAAGATTATTAATTATAGACTAGGGAAAGACCAATATTGAATTAACAATATTTTGAATTGTCAGTCATTTTAATATACATTAAAATGCTAAAGTTACAGACATATATTACATCAATAATGAGGCCTTAAAATTAAGCTCGTCTATTGTAGAAACCTTTTCAGAGGGAGGAACTGTTGTGAGATTGTGTGGAATATAATAAGGGCCCTCCCAATTAAAAACTATatgtaaaaatactttttttaaaaagcaaataaaacatttaaaataaaataaatttgaaatggcTGAAATATCCTAATgtgcaatagtggtgaatatccATAGCTCAGGTGTAGGATAAAGGTGAGGGTTCATTCTTCAAGCATGTGGGTTGGTTTTTGAATGGTTTACTAAATtatactgaagatgttacctagcctggtaatgaaatgtttggaaaccaactcaCAAACTTGGagaattcagttcaattcaatttattgaacttgtatgccgccctattcccagagggactcagggcggcgaacaaacacatggggaaggggccATACAAAACATACAagacaaaaacagaaaacagagacaATTTAAAACTACCCAACAGACGCAGCAAACAACCTTCACCACCATATTCTTATTTTCCATTCAAAAACATAGAATAACACATTTGTCTAATTATGAAATATTATTGTCATGTTTTAATTATAATCTATAAGATGACCCATTGATGAGTTTTCTTCTTGAAGCTTCCATCTTTTAGACACATCTAGAAGCCATTGTTCTATATTCTTTCTTGCTTCTCCCTTATATTCTGAATGAGGTATGACAGTTCTGCCTAGTGTCCTATTTATTACTACATTATGAAGAGATACCTTTCCAATATGGAAAAGATGAGCAAAATGCATTTTAGCTCTCTATAGCAGTAAGCTTTTCAATAGCTTTGTAAATTCTTTTGTTCATTGTCTTTTAGgtgttgtttcccccccccaaaaaaaaagaatgaacaaTTATAATCCAGGCATTATAATAATGACTGAAGTAATTTATAATGTTTGCAAATAATAAATGGATAAGTTTAGACTGCATTTAATAGtatgtttaagtttaagtttaagtttcattttatttatatgccgccctattctctgcgggactcagggcggcgcacaaacccaaggagggaaagggaaacacaaaaactacaaatacaaggcatttaaaaacaaccaacagccacacgattcaagaggggaagggaactcatcaactccaggcctgccgacacagccaggttttaacggcttttcggaaggcctggagagaggtgagggtccgaatctctgcagggagttcgttccaaagggccggagctgccacagagaaggccctcccccgggtagtagccagatgacattggctggtagatggaacccagaggaggcctgccctgtgtgatctaatgggtctttgggaggtaattggcagcagtaTAATTCCTTTGCCACAATCAAACCTCAGAAGTGTGAGGTCTTTTCAATGTATCATTATTTATTGCAAGAGCTTCAGGAAATGGCTGGGAAAATGAACTTTTTAATATCTTCCACAAGCTCTCACCTCCAATTTAAGCTATTCTCACATAAGTGATTCAGTTTTAGTTCCCATCACCACCATTACCATCTCTTTACCCCTGAATCCAATGACACAATCAATTATTGAAAGGAAAATTTCACAGCAATGTCCTCTGTCTAGAGTCATTTGCATCAAAAAGCcatgatgcaaaaaaaaatgttgggaacTCAAAGTCCCCTCGCTTCAACTGCAGCTGTGGTGCTTAAGCAAGAGCAACAGTagttagacttacagtatataccactcagtggtgggttgcaaatcccgttccaaccggtacgtttggaacggggccggcagcatcctcatggatgcgtgcagtgcgtgcacacacatgtgcagcacatgcatgtgctcaaacacctccgtgatgctccagctgctctgtggagcgtcatgcaggtgctgtatgcaccatgtgcCTGCACGGAAGCACAAAAGACTTTAAACTTTGGTAAGGAAtaagggcgggtgggtgggccctccggagcactgtactggaacggtatctggtgctccaggctggctccggtacacgcgtaccagggcgtaccgcctgcaacccaccactgataccactCCACAAGGCTTTAGAGAACTCTGAGCAGTTTactaatgtcagcatattgccctcaacaatctgggtcctcatttactgaccttgaaatgatggaaggctgagtcaacctccagCTAGTCCGGATCaaattcctggcagtgagcagaattagTTTACAATACTGCACCATGGCTCTTAAGGTGCTCTAATAGAGCACAGGGACCCAGGTTCTTGCAAATCCTCAGTCACAGATGCTCACTTATCTCTGGGCCAGGTTATTTGTGAGggggaggaataggagaaagggacaTTATATACAAAAAGTCTGGCAAAGTCTGGCACTCAGCACAGATCAATTTAgcaagaatattttaaaacagaacGAAGTCAATCTGCAATCACTTGTTATGCCTGTGGCAGTTTGTACCCACTGctattttcctccatttctaATGTTTCTTTGGACTTCCATTTCTGCACTAAATGCCCTTTAAGCTGCTCTTGAAACTCAGTGGTTATTGCTTGTTGGCTGAAACATTGAGACTACTAATGCATCTCTCATTAGAACTGCAGGAGAGGTCAGAATTTTTCTTTTGGGGATCTTAAATGCAAGCCTGATTTTGCAAGGTTTCTCTTGGCCACCCCAACCCTATTCATCTTGCTTCATCTTTTTCAATCTTCCCTTCCTTTTACAGAAGAGCTTTAGCAGATGTCAGAGAGCTACAGC
This genomic interval from Thamnophis elegans isolate rThaEle1 chromosome 7, rThaEle1.pri, whole genome shotgun sequence contains the following:
- the NTS gene encoding neurotensin/neuromedin N produces the protein MARMVKMQLVCAMLLASASWSLGSDSEEEMKALEADLLTNIYTSKINKAKSPQWKLILWNICDFISNLNNPEEETGDPEEDFMMRRQFASTSESFTLEAMLTLYQLQKVCHTRNFQQWELLQQDIYDPENASQDKDLMKRKTPYILKRQLHANKARRPYILKRSSYY